From one Triticum urartu cultivar G1812 chromosome 3, Tu2.1, whole genome shotgun sequence genomic stretch:
- the LOC125542410 gene encoding delta(7)-sterol-C5(6)-desaturase-like, with product MAAAAAEQDYWGLFREETGWYNEIFLSAVVPGGGGWWRALPHPLRSWLRNCIGGYLLYFATGFLWCFVIYYWKRNAYIPKDAVPTVEAMKKQIIVASKAMPFYCALPSVSEHMIESGWTRCFFHISEVGWPMYIVYVSLYLIFVEFGIYWMHRELHDIKPLYKHLHATHHIYNKENTLSPFAGLAFHPLDGILQAISHVIALFLLPMHFRTHIALLFIEAVWTANIHDCIHGKIWPVMGAGYHTIHHTTYRHNYGHYTVWMDWLFGTLREPEDLLKKD from the exons atggcggcggcggcggcggagcaggaCTACTGGGGCCTGTTCCGGGAGGAGACGGGCTGGTACAACGAGATCTTCCTCAGCGCCGTCgtgccgggcggcggcggctggtggCGGGCGCTGCCGCACCCGCTCCGCTCCTGGCTGCGCAACTGCATCGGCGGCTACCTCCTCTACTTCGCCACCGGCTTCCTCTGGTGCTTCGTCATCTACTACTGGAAGCGCAACGCCTACATCCCCAAAG ATGCTGTCCCTACAGTAGAAGCTATGAAGAAGCAAATAATTGTTGCATCAAAGGCTATGCCTTTCTACTGTGCTCTTCCGTCCGTATCTGAGCACATGATTGAGAGTGGATGGACACGGTGTTTCTTTCATATCAGCGAAGTTGGTTGGCCTATGTACATTGTCTATGTGTCTCTATATCTCATCTTTGTGGAGTTTGGAATTTACTGGATGCACAGAGAGTTGCATGACATAAAGCCACTATACAAGCACCTACATGCAACCCACCACATTTACAACAAGGAGAATACCCTATCACCATTTGCTG GACTAGCATTCCATCCATTGGACGGGATACTGCAAGCCATATCGCACGTGATTGCTCTGTTCCTTCTCCCGATGCACTTCAGGACGCACATTGCTCTGTTATTCATAGAGGCGGTGTGGACGGCCAACATCCACGACTGCATCCATGGCAAGATCTGGCCGGTGATGGGCGCCGGCTACCACACCATCCACCACACGACGTACCGGCACAACTACGGCCACTACACCGTGTGGATGGACTGGCTGTTTGGCACCCTCCGCGAGCCGGAGGATCTCCTCAAGAAGGACTGA